The genomic window tgacgtTTAGCTAAAATAACTAACGATAGCTGAATGGCTAAACTACTAGCACATACGCAGAGTAGTGTCACAGTTGTTGGTTTATACTTTGTCAAAATGAACActcaatattttattattgtacatATATTTCTACACAATCGAAAGCATTATCCCGAAGTTCTTTATCGTGCCTTAGAATTTAGAGTGGTTTAAAGTCAAGTGAGTAACATATAGGAGGGTTTAATGGCATACATTGAACACCATACGTATGTTTGGAAGtacataatcattttaaaataaaaatcgtTTGGTTTTCATGGTCTTAAATTAAGCCTGTAAACGTGTTCACTGATGATCGTATATAGGGATTTTCATTGCGTATTTGCGGACACACTGATCTGTGAATGGACCAAAAACAAATTagttatttgaaaaaaataattgaccAATTTGGTGATGACAATAATCCTTAGGTGTAGCTCCATGAGGTAATATCTAGGTAAAAAGTTGATGATATCATGTAGCAATGCTCTACTGTATATTGGTCTGAAGTTTgactataaaaaaaagtgtatactGTAAATCAGTTTGCAATATTTGGGAGAAAAATTGCAATGGATACTCTGACTGAATAATGTCTGTTGTCTTACAGTTAGTGGACCTTAAAGCTGAGTTGTACAGGAAGCAGGAACAATTCAAACAAGAGAAGCTTGGGCAAGAAAATGCTGGTGGTGGATCAAAATCAAAATCCAAAGTAAAGGTATAGTATGCAATATTTTTCCTCTGATGtaattttttatgtttactgtACAGGTGGAGAGCCCTAATGCATGTCTTGTCCTGGTTTTCCTGTGTAGAAACCTAATGTGTGGACTAAACAAAACCCCGGTGTTTCATCAAGGGCCGAGAAAGATACAGAGCAGCTGGTTGAGGAGCAGAAAAGTCTTGATGCATCAAAGTGAGTTCAACACATAATGTATAAGCCATGTCAGACTTGTGCGCAACTCTGGAGATTGTGTGGGTGGTTTAACACTAACCCTACACTTTATtaaggtacacaggacacctatTAAGTAGTGTAAACATAGCTGATGTCCCTCAAATCAAGGAATGTCCAGACCCAAATAAGAAATTACCTGGAGAGAGTGTTTTCTGACAACATGATCATAAGATACTCTCCAAATCCTTGCTTTCACAACAGACGCAAGTTGGAGGAGAAGGCAAAACTCTATGAGCAGATGACAAAAGGAGATTTTCCCggtttgtgacatttaaatcacacCCTCCTGGTTTTTGATATAGTGAATGTTGTTCTCGTACTAACTTGTATTGTACTGTGTCagatgaagagacagagagtctGTTCCTGGTGGATTTCACACAGAAGATTattgacaaaaagaaacacacagaagcatataaggaaatggagagagatggagataaAGAATGTGACAACTCAACACCCGTACCTGCTCCCCAACACCCAAATGAGGAATGGTAATATCTGATCAgttcattttcactgttttggttGTATTGTGTGACTATACAGTACTGGGTATGTCAATCTTATGGACAAAAATCTCTCAatcatattttaaattcaaatagaAGGCTAcaggttattttttattatgataataGTACAAATACTAGATGAAGCTATAAAGATGACGGTTTCCCACAGTGTTGATATACTTACCTAATTCAAGGGTAACAATTcagttttggtttattttttttaatcctgaaacTCAATCCATGTCCACATCACCACCGAGATCTCATAATTTCTCCACGGTATTATGATTACAGctctaaaatgtgtattttgaatgtctgtatttaaaaacaaaaaaaaggaaaacttttCCTTTGaacagtcttttatttttaaacaatatataGAACATGGATATTTGAAAATATGTATATGCTAGTTACCATATCTgcctcagtaaaaaaaagaagaagaagttactATCATAGAGATAAAGAAAAGATAAGATATCTACCATCTGCTTCAGTAACAAGCTCATTTCACCAATGTCAGATGCTTATACGCTTGTTCATTTCAGACAACCTTAACTTTACCTTGAATTTCGCATACAGCAATGGGTGGCGCTCCTGTAGATGCGCTATCATGTTTGAAGTATTGCCTCCTCGGGCTGCCACTGTCCTCAAACATGTTTTGCACGTCGGGTGACCCTCTTCCTCCAAGCCATGGCCGTCTGGCTTTTTACGATAGCCGAAGTACTCCTATATGGCCGACTTGGTCCTTTTAGACGGGGGGAAATGTTCAGGGGGCTCGCCTCCTTCAGCCGTCATGCTGCCTGTTTGTCACTCTCAGCAACCAGGTACGGGGCACTGCGCTGCAGCTGCACACGGCGTGAGGGACCTCTACTTTGTCTCTGACGAGACGAGACGTCAcgtcacattaaaaaaaaacaaatacgcTCATAACGCAGTAACGGTATGATGGAAAATTTTAGTGGTTTTGAAACCGTGACTTTTTCATACCGTGGTATACCTTGAAACCGGTAAGCGGCCCACACCTACTCTCACTAaactctttttcctcctctgctatTTCTCTGTAGGGTGGACTATGTTGATGCTTTGGGTCGATCTCGAAGGTGCATGAAAAAAGACTTGCCTGATTTTATGAAAATGGATCAAGACCTGAAAGggtaaatacattaaatacattaaacacatttatcttttaAGAGTGGTATCCTGCTGGAAACTACAACTCTTGTATGGATATGGTATTGatattaataatgtaaaatattaataatattccATGTAGAAAAGCCTCATCTGAGAAGACTTTACTCTCTGAAGACATGCGTCGGGATCTGCAGAGGCAGGAGTgggagagggaagaggaggaggctaTGAAGAGGCCGATTGGACCGGTCCACTATGAGGATATAAGAGGCCAAGGTAACTATCAAAGCATTTCCATAACTTTACTGCATGAATTTgaatactgaatactgaatactgaataataaaaaaagtttttgattGTCTGCTATGGAAACATAAAACACTATGTTTGTTCTTGTCAGAGGCTCGTGAGCTTGGTGTGGGCTACTTTGCCTTTTCTCAGGATGCAGATCAGCgcagaaaacagagagaaactcTGGACATGCTCAGAGATCAGGTGAGCTGCCGAAAGATGGAATGgattaaaatgccttttttaTAATGGTTAAATCATcaagaaaacagcaaacataTTTCCATCATATATGATTTCATCAGGTCTTGACAAAGTATGCTGCCCTTTTTGTCCCTATTGTCCCTTTTTCCACTTTGGAGCAAACAGCTGCCTTTACAGGACTGGTTGTGGTCCAAACGGGCAAAGTAAAAGAGGCACATAATATTATCTTAATAACGTGCCTTAAAATAACATTGAAGTACTTGGCCACCAATGTCAAATCAGATTTTTGTAGTAAACAGGTCTGCAACAGGTCATGATGTCACCTTTTAAGCTTCTGAACTCCCGTTTTGAAGCCTTGATTTGACCAGTGAGTTTTCAAAACTGGAAATACAACCAGGCACAACCAGGCACTTATTGGATGATACTGGCTGTCAATCATGCTGGTGTCCATTCATATTTGCTTTGCTTTATcatccattttcctctaaatgggaacatgatTTACAAAATTTGCATCACGTGCCATTAAAGAAGACCTGACACCAGTGGTCAAGACAGTTAAaccctcaggaaaatgttataAATCTAGTGAGAAGGAGGCTAATTTTTGATTCTCTAGCATTTCTCCTGTTCGTTAGACAACAGATCAGCGCAGTAAAAGAGAACGACTGAAGGAGAAGAGGCAGGCCATCCTGCAGGCCCGGCTGGCCAAGGTGAggcagaggaagatgaagacCAAGCCAGGTGAAACCGAAGATGAAGAGAGGGCGGGCGAAAACAAAGGTCAGAATCCACCCTGTTTGACAACATGAAAATTAAACTGTATGTTTATCAAGTCGGCCTGTATACTTTTAGGTGATCATAACAAATTGCTGTGAATTGTTTGTtccagaagaggaagaggaaagtgaATTAATCGGACCACCGCCTCCACTACCAGAGGAAAATCCAGAGGTCAGTATCGTGAAGAGGGTAGAAGTGGAGATCCAGGAGAGAAGGGACACTAAACCAGGAGTTCCTCATGTCAGAGAGTGGGACAGAGGCAAAGGTAAACCTCATTATGTAGCTATTATTATAAATGACAAGTCAGTCTCCTCACATCCTAGtgttgtatgtaaatgtgttgtctgcaaaaatttaattttttgtgtgatttctaTTATTTTTCTGACAATTTAAGAGGTGTATAAATTATGTTTAGTTTAGTAAAATACTAATGAAGAGACATTTTAGCTTTAGCACTTTTTCTTCtgcaaaaagtcaaaatgtcccCTGTGAAAAGGCCTGTTTTTATAGGAAGTTGAAGTTCACATTGGATGGAACTATTGATAAAAAGCTGTAGCAAGATTTTAGTCGGCACTAAAAAGTAACATAAATATTTGAGGCTATTAGCGTTTATCCTCTGATTGATTTCTGTTGTGCTACTTTTTCagtgtaatataataaatatttatggtAGATGAAATCAGATCTGTGTGGAGGCAATGAGGACATTTATTATAGTACATCATgattcaaacaaacatttcatcttGTTACCCGCTCTTCATCTGTAGTGGTTTAGAGCACTTATCTCGCATTATTTAGTTAAAAACTTTGTTTGGATGAAAacttggatgtttttttctcttttctcaccTTATTtgtcatcaccattattatttgCTGTTTGTGTCTTAATCGACACTTTTTGTCTTTCACTTTGTATCTGTGCTTagatatttatttgaaatataaaGAATATGGAATTATGTTTAGAATTGGGTGATGTTTTGTTTCGGCCAATTGTTTGGTGCAATTTTAATCACTTTATTTTGCTAATGGTTCACCCTAAGACTTGCCCCCCCCTCTCAGTTGTGCCCCtacacacactggcacactgTCATCTGAAACATCTCTAAAATCTgtaactgtaaaaacacaatttgttcTTATGGAATTGAAATTATGTAGACCTGTGTTGGCaatgcatccttcatctgaaaactgtatttatttgagtAAGAATATCATGTACATTACTGATCatcaatatgtaaatatgccagattaCAGCGATTGGCTAATTTAACATATGTTGTCCCTAGGCCTATTGATGAAGTAAGACAAAAATATTGAAGTACATTTAAGTACAAAACGCATTGTTTAACATCTCTGTGCGTcacatgcacgcatgcacacacacacacactctctctctgacaggGATTTTTAGAAATGTGGTTACTGTACTTGCACATGTATAGAATCTTAACTTTTTTCCcggcactttttctttttgttctttcagAGTTCATGTTCAGTGAATGGAAAAGTCGGCGTCGGGATGAGCGAGATTGTGAATTTGCACCTCCCTCTGCTTATTTCACCGGTGGGAGAAAACAAATACCACAGAAGAACGAAACTCAGGAGAAAAAGCCCAGACTGTCCAACAAGTGGACAAAAGGCCCAGAGGAAATACCTGAGCACAAAGAGGAGCCACAACCTAAGGCTCCAGCTTCTCCTTCATCTCAAACAGAATCTGAACAAAATCATCAAACTACTTCACAGTCGCAGATCTCAGTGCAGCCACCACAGATCTCAGTGCAGCCACCACAGATCTCAGTGCAGCCACCACAGATCTCAGTGCAGCCACCACCCTCAAATACTCCAGTCACTTCAGCTGCTGTGTCTGCTCCGCCTTTCAATACCCAGtatcctccacttcctccattTTATCCCCCATTCCTTCCTCCATACCCTCCTCAGTATGGTCCACCTCACTATCCTCCACAGTATCCACCCCAGTACCCTCCTCAGTATCTGCCCCAGTATCCACCGCAGTATTTCCAGTATCatcctcagcctcagcctcatcctcatcctcatcctcagtctcagtctcagtctcagtctcagccTCAGTCTCAGCCTCAGTCTCAGCAGCCCTCGGAGCAAACATGTGACAGCCAGGCCCAGCAGCCTCCCCCAGAACCTTCTCAGAGTCTGGATGCCATGCTGTCCTTCTACAGGAACTCTACTTGACCTCTAAAATATTATGTTCACTTAGTAGTGGATCGATATTAGTTGATAAATACAGCTTTAGAGGAAATCCCAGAAACAGAACATAGGGCTTCATGCAGGaacatattgttattgtgtaGAGAACATTACAGCCTAAAACTAAGTCCAAGTGGATGATAACTGCTCAGTGACCTGTATTTTCCCAAAAGATATTTGTAGGAATAAAATATgtcagtaaaaatagtaaaatctATCAATCTGACAAACCATGATGTCACAACCAGAATATTTAATTTGCTATAGATGCATaaattgatttcatttattctGTCATGTCTATACTTATTTTATTCACATGAAGACGCTGTGATCCTTGAATTGAACAAAGATGTTTATCCTCCTCTGATGGAAGTTCAATTAAAACATGTCTGGACTGTCAGGTTTGTCAA from Solea senegalensis isolate Sse05_10M linkage group LG4, IFAPA_SoseM_1, whole genome shotgun sequence includes these protein-coding regions:
- the ccdc174 gene encoding coiled-coil domain-containing protein 174 translates to MDKKKKHFDVTASSLVDLKAELYRKQEQFKQEKLGQENAGGGSKSKSKVKKPNVWTKQNPGVSSRAEKDTEQLVEEQKSLDASKRKLEEKAKLYEQMTKGDFPDEETESLFLVDFTQKIIDKKKHTEAYKEMERDGDKECDNSTPVPAPQHPNEEWVDYVDALGRSRRCMKKDLPDFMKMDQDLKGKASSEKTLLSEDMRRDLQRQEWEREEEEAMKRPIGPVHYEDIRGQEARELGVGYFAFSQDADQRRKQRETLDMLRDQTTDQRSKRERLKEKRQAILQARLAKVRQRKMKTKPGETEDEERAGENKEEEEESELIGPPPPLPEENPEVSIVKRVEVEIQERRDTKPGVPHVREWDRGKEFMFSEWKSRRRDERDCEFAPPSAYFTGGRKQIPQKNETQEKKPRLSNKWTKGPEEIPEHKEEPQPKAPASPSSQTESEQNHQTTSQSQISVQPPQISVQPPQISVQPPQISVQPPPSNTPVTSAAVSAPPFNTQYPPLPPFYPPFLPPYPPQYGPPHYPPQYPPQYPPQYLPQYPPQYFQYHPQPQPHPHPHPQSQSQSQSQPQSQPQSQQPSEQTCDSQAQQPPPEPSQSLDAMLSFYRNST